The Roseovarius indicus genome has a segment encoding these proteins:
- a CDS encoding ABC transporter substrate-binding protein: MKKVLITGLIPMMVAGAASAQELTIAGFGGKVQEDLASTLWIPSAEQAGIDLRQESHDGIAGVRVQVQSGNPGWDIVHLGADNCAVGAREGLYEPLDYDVIDASGIDEASRGDEWISINSYSVVLGYRTDTYGDNPPKNWVDFWNIEDFPGRRALGVYPQEMMEIGILGSGVAKEDVYPLDIDKAIASLEKIQPNIDVWWTSGAQSAQLIADGEVDMLAIWGSRVTGVINNGAPVAYTYEDGILGTGCLAILKGSDNVEAAQKLISLVVSPEMQARIPEEMPYYGPANQKAFELTEAPEDVVKASNTAPENASKQLILDVDWWAEHAADVQEEYKMMMVQ; this comes from the coding sequence ATGAAGAAGGTACTGATTACGGGGCTTATCCCGATGATGGTGGCGGGCGCCGCGTCCGCACAGGAACTGACGATCGCAGGCTTCGGAGGCAAGGTGCAGGAGGATCTTGCCTCGACGTTGTGGATTCCCTCGGCGGAACAGGCCGGGATCGACCTTCGGCAGGAAAGCCATGACGGCATCGCCGGTGTGCGCGTGCAGGTTCAATCCGGAAATCCGGGTTGGGATATCGTGCACCTGGGCGCCGACAACTGCGCCGTAGGGGCGCGCGAAGGACTTTACGAACCGCTCGATTACGACGTGATCGACGCCAGCGGCATCGACGAGGCGTCGCGTGGCGACGAGTGGATTTCGATCAACTCCTACTCGGTCGTGCTGGGTTACCGCACCGATACCTATGGCGACAACCCGCCCAAAAACTGGGTCGATTTCTGGAATATCGAAGACTTCCCCGGCCGGCGCGCGCTGGGTGTCTATCCGCAGGAGATGATGGAAATCGGTATCCTCGGTTCGGGCGTGGCCAAGGAAGACGTCTATCCGCTCGACATCGACAAGGCGATCGCGTCGCTCGAGAAGATCCAGCCGAATATCGACGTCTGGTGGACGTCGGGCGCGCAGTCGGCGCAGCTCATCGCCGATGGCGAGGTTGACATGCTGGCGATCTGGGGCAGCCGGGTGACCGGGGTCATCAACAACGGTGCGCCGGTGGCCTATACCTACGAGGACGGCATTCTCGGCACGGGTTGCCTTGCCATTCTGAAGGGCTCGGACAATGTCGAGGCGGCGCAGAAGCTGATCTCGCTGGTCGTGTCGCCCGAGATGCAGGCCCGCATCCCCGAAGAGATGCCCTATTACGGACCGGCGAACCAGAAGGCGTTCGAACTGACCGAGGCGCCCGAGGACGTGGTGAAGGCGTCGAACACCGCGCCCGAGAACGCCTCGAAGCAGCTTATCCTCGACGTGGACTGGTGGGCCGAGCATGCCGCCGACGTTCAGGAAGAGTACAAGATGATGATGGTCCAGTAA
- a CDS encoding ABC transporter ATP-binding protein encodes MPGQVAIREVSKNYGAFVALDEVSFDIEPGEFITLLGPSGSGKTTLLNVLAGFTRPSSGSVQLDGKEFLTLPPHRRDVGMVFQSYALFPHMTVMENVAYPLKLRKFGKSERERRATEALSTVKMDHLADRAIQALSGGQRQRVALARAMVFEPRMMLMDEPLSALDKNLREHMQIELKRLHGMLGTTTVYVTHDQREALTMSDRIAVINNGKLMQLDTPSQLYDFPANRFVAEFMGESSFLPVKISDGTARLFGNPIVTREPWSGDHDAWLLIRPEKLAWNAPQQGEANRIEGTAREVIYQGDSYLLDIALPEGHSVEVRCNPHTAGIEIPEPGDKVSFWIKRSSTILVEDAGQ; translated from the coding sequence ATGCCCGGTCAGGTCGCAATCCGCGAAGTGAGCAAGAATTACGGGGCCTTCGTAGCGCTCGACGAAGTGAGCTTCGATATCGAGCCCGGCGAATTCATCACCCTGCTTGGACCCTCGGGGTCGGGCAAGACGACGCTTCTCAATGTGTTGGCCGGTTTCACCCGGCCGAGTAGCGGCAGCGTGCAGCTTGACGGCAAGGAATTCCTGACACTGCCGCCGCATCGCCGCGATGTTGGCATGGTCTTTCAGAGCTACGCGCTTTTCCCGCACATGACGGTGATGGAGAACGTGGCCTATCCGCTCAAGCTGAGGAAATTCGGTAAATCCGAACGGGAACGCCGGGCGACCGAGGCGCTATCCACGGTCAAGATGGACCACCTGGCCGACAGGGCGATCCAAGCGCTCTCGGGCGGTCAGCGGCAGCGGGTGGCGCTGGCGCGGGCGATGGTGTTCGAGCCCCGCATGATGCTCATGGACGAGCCGCTTTCCGCGCTCGACAAGAACCTGCGGGAGCATATGCAGATCGAGCTCAAGCGCCTGCACGGGATGCTGGGGACGACGACCGTCTACGTGACCCACGACCAGCGCGAGGCGCTGACCATGTCGGACCGGATCGCCGTGATCAACAACGGCAAACTCATGCAACTCGACACACCGAGCCAGCTTTACGATTTCCCGGCGAACCGGTTCGTGGCCGAGTTCATGGGCGAATCCTCGTTCCTGCCGGTCAAGATCTCCGATGGTACGGCACGTCTGTTCGGCAATCCGATCGTCACGCGCGAGCCGTGGAGCGGCGACCACGATGCGTGGTTGCTGATCCGGCCCGAGAAACTGGCCTGGAACGCGCCGCAACAGGGCGAGGCGAACCGTATCGAGGGCACGGCCCGCGAGGTGATCTACCAGGGCGACAGCTATCTGCTCGATATCGCGCTGCCCGAAGGTCATTCGGTGGAAGTGCGGTGCAACCCGCACACCGCCGGTATCGAGATACCGGAACCTGGCGACAAGGTTTCCTTCTGGATCAAGCGATCCAGCACGATCCTGGTTGAGGACGCAGGACAATGA
- a CDS encoding ABC transporter permease: MTDYAMSSSGSPGKLNAGILRRKEVMERFSATSLTFPGLVLIALVLLVPVLWLFWLSAFDAAGDLSWANYERMGKSIYVRTFTTTFRIAIIVTVCCAILGYPVAYLMSQAGRRLSLVILLSVLLPFWTSVLVRTYAWLVLLQRTGLINGWLQNWGIIDEPLALVHNELGTIIGMIHVMLPFMILPLYASMKAVDPSLMLAASNCGATPAQAFRQVYFPQTVSGLSSGAGLIFVLCLGFFVTPVLLGGGRTYMWAMQIADNISLYGNWGAASALGVVLVIATALVLLAVQFVLRRAGGTK, from the coding sequence ATGACCGATTACGCAATGTCCTCTTCAGGCAGCCCCGGCAAGCTGAACGCCGGGATACTGCGCCGCAAGGAAGTCATGGAGCGGTTCAGCGCGACGTCGCTGACCTTTCCCGGCCTGGTACTGATCGCGCTGGTCCTTCTGGTGCCCGTGCTGTGGCTGTTCTGGCTTTCAGCCTTCGACGCCGCTGGCGACCTGAGCTGGGCCAACTACGAGCGCATGGGCAAATCGATCTACGTGCGAACCTTCACCACGACATTCCGGATCGCCATCATCGTGACGGTGTGCTGCGCCATTCTCGGATACCCGGTCGCCTACCTCATGTCGCAGGCTGGGCGGCGGCTTTCGCTGGTGATCCTGCTGTCGGTGCTGCTGCCGTTCTGGACGTCGGTTCTGGTGCGGACCTATGCGTGGCTCGTGCTGCTTCAGCGCACGGGGCTGATCAACGGCTGGCTTCAGAACTGGGGCATCATCGACGAGCCGCTGGCGCTGGTCCACAATGAACTTGGTACGATCATCGGCATGATCCACGTGATGCTGCCCTTCATGATCCTGCCGCTCTACGCCTCGATGAAGGCGGTCGACCCCTCGCTGATGCTGGCCGCGTCCAATTGCGGCGCCACGCCGGCACAGGCGTTCCGGCAGGTCTATTTCCCGCAGACGGTTTCTGGACTCAGTTCCGGTGCGGGCCTGATCTTCGTGTTGTGCCTCGGCTTCTTCGTGACGCCCGTGCTTCTGGGTGGTGGCCGGACGTATATGTGGGCCATGCAGATCGCCGACAACATCTCGCTTTACGGCAACTGGGGGGCTGCGTCGGCGCTGGGCGTGGTGCTGGTCATCGCGACGGCGCTGGTGCTGCTGGCCGTCCAGTTCGTGCTGCGCCGGGCAGGGGGGACCAAGTGA
- a CDS encoding ABC transporter permease, producing MLSKPVTRTQITRGQRLWLYIVVGLVMIFLVVPCLLVVPMSFSAGEYLEFPPKELSLRWYRAFLGSPEWLNALWVSVRVAVPTMIIATIIGTAAAWGLHRRTDIFATGVRGIFILPMLVPLILIAVGVFFVYAKVGLNGTIGGLILAHTMLALPFVLIAVGNGLASFDMALHEASRSLGATELRAFLSVTLPQIRISVMSGAVFAFVTSFDEVVVALFVSSGENETLTRRMFANIRDQVDPTVAAISSLLVGMVIVGMIVFLFVGRDETQEH from the coding sequence ATGCTGTCGAAACCCGTCACCCGCACACAGATCACCCGCGGCCAGCGCCTCTGGCTCTACATCGTCGTGGGCCTGGTGATGATCTTCCTCGTCGTGCCCTGCCTGCTGGTTGTGCCGATGTCCTTCTCGGCTGGCGAGTACCTCGAATTCCCGCCGAAGGAGCTGAGCCTGCGCTGGTACAGGGCCTTTCTCGGCTCGCCCGAATGGCTGAACGCGCTTTGGGTTTCCGTGCGCGTCGCGGTGCCGACGATGATCATCGCGACGATCATCGGCACGGCCGCGGCATGGGGGCTGCACCGCCGCACGGACATCTTTGCCACGGGCGTGCGCGGTATCTTCATCCTGCCGATGCTGGTGCCGCTGATCCTGATCGCGGTCGGCGTGTTCTTCGTTTACGCCAAGGTCGGGCTGAACGGCACGATCGGCGGGCTCATCCTGGCCCATACGATGCTGGCGCTACCTTTCGTGCTGATCGCCGTTGGCAATGGGCTGGCCAGCTTCGACATGGCGCTGCACGAAGCCTCGCGCAGCCTTGGGGCGACGGAGCTGCGGGCGTTCCTGTCGGTCACATTGCCGCAGATCCGGATTTCGGTGATGTCCGGCGCGGTCTTCGCCTTCGTGACGTCGTTCGACGAGGTGGTGGTCGCGCTCTTCGTGTCCTCCGGCGAGAACGAGACGCTGACGCGCCGGATGTTCGCCAACATCCGCGACCAGGTCGACCCGACTGTCGCTGCCATCTCCTCGTTGCTGGTGGGCATGGTGATCGTCGGCATGATCGTCTTCCTCTTCGTCGGCCGCGACGAAACGCAGGAGCACTGA